The Arenicella chitinivorans genome contains the following window.
TAGTTTGCTACATACTACTTTTGTTCGGTAAGAATTGGCCAGTTTGGTTCTTGGGTGCCTTGGCACTACCACACGCATTTTCTATCTATCTTTGTGAAGAACGAAACCTTTTAATGCCTCTAATATTTTTGGCACTGACTGTGTCAGTCATTGCCCGGTTTAAACTCATTATTGAAAGCCAAAAAAGCGAATGAAAAAGACACATAACAAGAACAAACACAAAGCGCTTTCAGCGCTCGGACGCGTGCTACGCCCGCGCCCGTGTTATTGGCGTTATGTTTAGCGAGAACTAAATCATGGAAACCCACCAGAAGCATGAAGTGGCATCAGAGCTATTAGAGTCAGCGCTATATCATTTCTATGATTCAAAGTCTTATTTTTCGGCATTGCATTGTGCTGGCGCAGCTGAAGAAATATTCGGGAGATACGTTTCCTCTTTTGGCGGTAAACATAGTTTTGAAACTGATAAGGCCGCTTTAAAAAGTATCGCTCTAGGTTTGAATGACGAAGAACTTTCAGATCGAGACGCTAATGAGCTTCTAAACGGCGCAAAAAATTCCACAAAACATGGTGTTAGTGATCTTTCTGGTTGTGTAAAAGCATCTGCAAGGCAGATGCTTGAAAGAGCAATAGAGAACTATCATCTGTTAACAACGCACATCGAATTAAAAGAAATAGAGCATCTCACTCGTTTTGAAACCGAGAAATGAAACATAACAAGATTGCAAAAAATGCTGCGCTCGTTTCACTCACTGCGCGGGACGTCGCTTCGCTCCGCCCCTTGCAATGGCGTTAGGCATCGGTCTCTATAGTCATATAGTTGTGTAGTGTTTGACTTGGCAAGTATTTTGATTTATGTTTGCGCGCTCAAGCATTAAGCAAAGAGGTGTCTGTGTCAGAAAATTTAGAAGCTGATTTGGTGATAAGTATCATCAGCCTGCAAAGTAAAATTCAGAAGAGGGTAGGCGCCGCGCTTTCAGTGCATGGTATTGGTCTATCAGAGTACCTTGTTCTAAATCAGCTGTATATCGCTACCAATCAGAAAATGCGACGCAGCGATCTTGCGGAGCAAGTCGGGTTAAGCCCGTCCGGCGTTACCCGTCTTCTCAATCCAATGGAGAAAATAGGTCTTATTGAAAAGTCGTACAATCCTCGTGATGCCAGAGTCAGCCTGGTAGCCCTTTCAGAGACTGGAAAAAAAATTACTGAAGAGGCAAAAATTTCGTTTGAGTATTCTTCAGTTGCATTGTTTGAGTCCATCGAAAAAAAACGGTTAAGCGCATTTTCAGAGCTGCTTAGGGTTGTAGCAAAATGACTAGAGAGCACTACCGACAAGCTCTAATAGATAAAATCGAAACGTCTGTGACTCAAAGCCATGTTATGGCGGGTTCGATTGAAACAGCCTACTTGTCGTCAGGCTCTGGTCAACCTCTTGTCTTGCTACATGGAGCCGGAGCTGGGGCGGTAACTTGGTATCCGTCCATTGGCGCTTTATCAAAGCACTTTCACGTAATTGCCCCCGACATAGTTGGTTACGGTGAATCCGATAAGCCCAAGGCTTCATACGATCGGGTTTATTTTTCCAAATGGCTAAAGGACTTCTTATTGGCAGTCAATATCCCTAAAGCTCACATTGTAGGCTTATCTCAGGGAGGGGCTATTGCACTCCAATTCGTTCTGGATAATCCAAGAATGGTCGACAAGCTTGTTCTCGTTGATGCTGGAGCACTCGGTGCTCAGCCTTCTTTTGCTTCTTTTTTCGGCATGCTTTGGCTGAATTGTATTCCTTCTTCTCTGGCAAATCGATTTTACTCACGCTATATATTGTTCGATCCTGTTAATAGGGATCCCAATCACGCGCACTATTCCGTAGAAGTTCTTAAGAGCAAGGGCGGCAAGAATGCTTTTCGCCACGGAAAAGGTGCGGCGGTATCGAAGATACCCGAGGATGCTCTTCGTCAAATAAAAAATGAATCTCTGATTGTTTGGGGAGAAGATGACGAGCTCTTTTCTATAGAAAATGGCGAGGCGACAGCTAAGGTTATGCCAAATGCGCAGTTTTCTCGTATTCGGAGCGCTGGGCACTTGCCGCTAATGGATCAGCCTGAGGTCTTTAACAATACTCTTCTTGAGTTTTTGATGGAAAGTTAAATAATCGAGGAGAAGCAAGCCTAACAAAGCATTGCACCGGACAAGCCGGTGAATGCGGCGTTAGATATACAGAGAAACTGGACTGCAATCGAATGAATCGCCTAAATGATGAATCGCTTAAACAACTGCACCGATTAAGCGCACGGCTGTGGGATTTCTCACCTTCGCACGATAGGTTGACGTATCGTATTAATACTACTAACCCTGAGTCAGAAAAGTATTTAATCTTTATTGAATGCGATGCCATAGAAACTCTAGT
Protein-coding sequences here:
- a CDS encoding MarR family winged helix-turn-helix transcriptional regulator, yielding MSENLEADLVISIISLQSKIQKRVGAALSVHGIGLSEYLVLNQLYIATNQKMRRSDLAEQVGLSPSGVTRLLNPMEKIGLIEKSYNPRDARVSLVALSETGKKITEEAKISFEYSSVALFESIEKKRLSAFSELLRVVAK
- a CDS encoding alpha/beta fold hydrolase, which produces MTREHYRQALIDKIETSVTQSHVMAGSIETAYLSSGSGQPLVLLHGAGAGAVTWYPSIGALSKHFHVIAPDIVGYGESDKPKASYDRVYFSKWLKDFLLAVNIPKAHIVGLSQGGAIALQFVLDNPRMVDKLVLVDAGALGAQPSFASFFGMLWLNCIPSSLANRFYSRYILFDPVNRDPNHAHYSVEVLKSKGGKNAFRHGKGAAVSKIPEDALRQIKNESLIVWGEDDELFSIENGEATAKVMPNAQFSRIRSAGHLPLMDQPEVFNNTLLEFLMES